A single genomic interval of Spinacia oleracea cultivar Varoflay chromosome 6, BTI_SOV_V1, whole genome shotgun sequence harbors:
- the LOC110784745 gene encoding nudix hydrolase 9 isoform X2, giving the protein MAESGSSDVNPRLPYKLVLSCPSGLLPSQVSVIFNKSFDRIPHPDVHLENSVAEIWDQRARQNSSLYNGKKFRLPNTIRWITSHLTFMGTNLNPFWEKFLVQSEDETVRCQHTSNPLGNGGIVETSDGKILVLKRSNNVGEFPGHFVFPGGHPEPEEVGIMSYHNLDSGSLRKRVSLEMFDSIIREVVEETGVPTISLSKPVFIGISRRELNVRPTAFFFMKCSLQAKEIEKLYGSAQDGFESTQLCAVSKDELENVAWKMPGCHHGGFALYRQMEDAKQK; this is encoded by the exons ATGGCGGAAAGCGGCAGCTCTGACGTCAACCCTCGTCTTCCTTACAAGCTCGTGCTCTCCTGCCCGTCTGGTCTCCTTCCTTCTCAg GTGTCAGTGATTTTCAATAAATCATTTGATCGGATCCCACATCCAGATGTCCACCTTGAGAATTCTGTTGCTGAG ATATGGGATCAAAGAGCTCGACAAAATTCATCATTGTATAACGGGAAGAAGTTCAGA CTGCCAAATACAATACGTTGGATTACTTCTCATTT GACTTTCATGGGAACAAACTTAAATCCATTTTGGGAAAAGTTTCTAGTTCAATCAGAAG ATGAAACTGTACGATGTCAACACACTTCAAATCCTCTAGGAAATGGTGGAATTGTAGAGACTTCTGATGGAAAGATTCTTGTGCTGAAACGAAGTAACAATGTGGGTGAATTCCCAGGTCATTTTGTTTTTCCTGGTGGTCACCCGGAG CCCGAGGAGGTTGGAATTATGTCTTATCACAATTTGGACTCTGGATCCTTAAGGAAAAGAGTTTCTTTGGAGATGTTTGATAGTATTATTCGTGAAGTAGTTGAAGAAACAGGGGTACCAACCATATCCTTG TCCAAACCTGTTTTTATTGGAATTTCAAGAAGGGAACTAAATGTGCGACCTACTGCTTTCTTCTTTATGAAGTGCTCACTTCAGGCAAAAGAAATTGAGAAGTTGTATGGTTCAGCACAAGATGGCTTTGAGTCCACTCAACTCTGCGCAGTTTCTAAG GATGAATTGGAAAATGTGGCGTGGAAGATGCCTGGCTGCCACCACGGAGGATTTGCTCTCTACAGACAAATGGAAGATGCAAAACAGAAGTGA
- the LOC110784745 gene encoding nudix hydrolase 9 isoform X1, whose protein sequence is MAESGSSDVNPRLPYKLVLSCPSGLLPSQVSVIFNKSFDRIPHPDVHLENSVAEIWDQRARQNSSLYNGKKFRYGGHAFHTSDADHENNCHMYLNLGLTDYRTFMGTNLNPFWEKFLVQSEDETVRCQHTSNPLGNGGIVETSDGKILVLKRSNNVGEFPGHFVFPGGHPEPEEVGIMSYHNLDSGSLRKRVSLEMFDSIIREVVEETGVPTISLSKPVFIGISRRELNVRPTAFFFMKCSLQAKEIEKLYGSAQDGFESTQLCAVSKDELENVAWKMPGCHHGGFALYRQMEDAKQK, encoded by the exons ATGGCGGAAAGCGGCAGCTCTGACGTCAACCCTCGTCTTCCTTACAAGCTCGTGCTCTCCTGCCCGTCTGGTCTCCTTCCTTCTCAg GTGTCAGTGATTTTCAATAAATCATTTGATCGGATCCCACATCCAGATGTCCACCTTGAGAATTCTGTTGCTGAG ATATGGGATCAAAGAGCTCGACAAAATTCATCATTGTATAACGGGAAGAAGTTCAGA TATGGTGGACATGCCTTTCATACTAGTGATGCTGATCATGAGAACAATTGTCACATGTACTTGAACCTTGGTTTGACAGATTACAG GACTTTCATGGGAACAAACTTAAATCCATTTTGGGAAAAGTTTCTAGTTCAATCAGAAG ATGAAACTGTACGATGTCAACACACTTCAAATCCTCTAGGAAATGGTGGAATTGTAGAGACTTCTGATGGAAAGATTCTTGTGCTGAAACGAAGTAACAATGTGGGTGAATTCCCAGGTCATTTTGTTTTTCCTGGTGGTCACCCGGAG CCCGAGGAGGTTGGAATTATGTCTTATCACAATTTGGACTCTGGATCCTTAAGGAAAAGAGTTTCTTTGGAGATGTTTGATAGTATTATTCGTGAAGTAGTTGAAGAAACAGGGGTACCAACCATATCCTTG TCCAAACCTGTTTTTATTGGAATTTCAAGAAGGGAACTAAATGTGCGACCTACTGCTTTCTTCTTTATGAAGTGCTCACTTCAGGCAAAAGAAATTGAGAAGTTGTATGGTTCAGCACAAGATGGCTTTGAGTCCACTCAACTCTGCGCAGTTTCTAAG GATGAATTGGAAAATGTGGCGTGGAAGATGCCTGGCTGCCACCACGGAGGATTTGCTCTCTACAGACAAATGGAAGATGCAAAACAGAAGTGA